DNA from Daucus carota subsp. sativus chromosome 1, DH1 v3.0, whole genome shotgun sequence:
ACTTTCCAGAATGCAAACAAGCCCAACAAATTCATTCTTTTCCTATGTCTGTTGTCTGCATAATGTACATAAAGAAAATTGCTTTAGTCAATTCTTGTGCTTTTTAACTAGGGAAGCTCTAAGAGCAAGTTGGTCGAATGTTAAGCATTCACCACCAGTCTTGATCCAGGAGTTAACAGAGAAGTGTGGCTCTTCTGGCTTGGCTTCTGCCATGAGTTCACTCAGAGGCTCAAAGCAACAACTAATTTCTATGATTTAATTGTCTACTTTAATCAGGAAGCTAAATTAACAAATAAGCACATAAATTCATCAAAAAGAACTAAATAACCAAAGCAGATATACTCATTAAGAGTATCAAAAAACACCCTTTTAGCTCCAGATGAAATCAACCTATTTAGTCCATACAAATTAACCTATCCTCTCCCAGGTGATTCATAACCAGGTAAGCCAAGTCTTAGCTCACATGAAGAGAAACTCAGCAACTAATTTCTATAAtttacaagattttaaatgaatattttaaaagatttaaaaatctATAGAAGAGCGATATTGCAGATAGCCAACAGAGCAACGATATATTAGTTCTGCATAAACCAGAACCTTAACAAATGTTAATAACAGTTATGTTTAACTAATGTCAATAGCAGTTATAGATGAAAAAAACATAGTAAGGACCAGAAACATTCATAAAAGGAGCACATCAAACAGAACCTACCACGCTGCTGTAGGGCAGTTTTTCCATCTCCAATGCATACAATCTATGCTGCCTAGCATCCCCGGAAAACCACGCTGCTTAGCAACCTCCATCAATCTATTAATATCAGCACTATTTGGCTTTCTTAAGTACTGCTCACCAAAAATCTGCACAATTGCTgtgacaaatttttttaaactttcaaTTGCGGTGCTTTCACCAATTCGAATATAGTCATCAATTGCATCTGCAGGGACTCCATATGCAATAATTCTTAATGCTGCAGTTATCTTTTGGAGTGATGATAGACCAAGAATTCCTGCTGCATTATATCTTTGCACGAAGTAGGGATCATGTGACTCAATCGCAGCTTGAATTCGAACAAATAATGATCTTCTCATACGAAATCTCCTACGAAAAATATAATCCGGATATGTAGGATTATCACTGAAATAATCACGATAGATAAGTTGATTACCTAAATCTCTATTACGGCGAATCATACGGTGGTTGAACACTGATCCTCCATGACGAACTACCCTCGAACTACTTCTGCGAATGAgttccgaaaatgaagccagagCAATATTCATTTCATCCTCTTCCTCCACTTCTTCTTGAACCAAATATGCTATGATATCATCAGGATCCATTATAAAAGAAATTGATATGAAATATGAAGCAAGTGAAGTGATAACTTTGATTTATAAAAGATAAATTATGAAGCAGGTGACTTGATAAAGCAagactttttagtttttatatacTGCATATTGGCACATATTACCGTTGGAAGAAAGGGACGTTGGCAGTACAGTAGTGGAGTTCaaaatatgaatttaatataaatagagAATAAGGATAAAGAGTGTTGTTGGAGTTGGACACGGGAATCTATGTAATAACTTGTTAGGAGCcacattatttatattatttttaagaggATGTTAGGagcctattggagatgctctaacttcTTTAATAGTCCGACTCCCGTATTTAAgattaattatcaatttttctgtttttaaatCTTCATTCTCTCGCCGGTTATGTTATTTTTGCTCTTTTTTACTCTTCCATCTTCtcttcatatttttaataagatCAAAATCTAAATTTCATGAATGAGAATCTTGTTAAATATCTTCTTATCAAGATTTTTAGACATgcccatatttttgaaatattattatgttatatttcaaattttgtgtGTACTTATGATTGTTTGCAGAATATTTACAAGACTAGCATCAAATCCTAGGACGGTGATAAATATTGTAAGAACTCGTTTTTGGTaacaaaaatttgttcatattttaaaaatatttgttatttctatatcAATTAATGTAATTGATGCGGTAGTTGTGAACACTAGACTATAATTGATGCGGTAGTTGTGAACACTAGACTATAGACGATGTTCATGTCATTGCTAATTTCAATGTTAcaaaatgattatttatttagCTCGTCTTTTATTTCACAGTAAGATAGTAGTTGAAAATTCGGAAATTTGATCCGACTGACTTCTGAttagtatttttattaataaaatcatttctttataataaaaaatcaccATGAGTGCTATTCTTTCATAGCCCACTTTGGAGAGGATTGTAGTAACAATCTTTTCATGATTTTTTGTTATTGAAAAATATGACAATGAACTAATTTATACgtatcatttatatataaaatatttattatttttattataaatttttttaaaagagtgTCGTTTAGTAGTATTAGTTTATATGAATATCATCTAATTTTGACGGGATGATATTTAATATGATCAAAAATTAATCCGTTTCATTAAAAATATCTATCATTAGACAAAAAGTATGTTATACTAGGTTTTTGTTATTATTgcaacttaaaaataatttaatcatgaTGGAGATTAAAATATAAGATCACTGATCCAAAACGTGgagtaattattaatattattgctATATGATTTTAAGTgtgtgatttaaaaataaatggttTCACGAGAataaatatctatatttttcgaaaaatatattatcatattatattgaGAAATTATGAATGGTACCATTATGTAATTGGCTTCTTCAAGTGGTACCATTTTGTGTTTTTGACTTACAAGCGGTACCACTCAGTTTATGATCCGTTAACGATACTACCGTTCCGTCCATTAAAACGTTAAAAACATTAATTGACTGTGTTTATCTCGtatttttcctttaaaaaacacataaaatacaaCTGATATCCGTATTTTTTCTTTGTGTTTtttgtttagggtttagggttactCCTCCTTTCGATCCTCAGTCACCATCAGCACCAAAGATTTCAACTCAGCCTTCATGCCCTTCTGCCACTACCGACTCCGGCGAAATCGCCGCAACGACAACACCCGTTCTTTACAAAATCAACCCCTCACCCTTACTCGACCTCTCCTATTTCACTTCCCAGACCTGTTCCCAGTCATCGCCCCGACCGACCGCCAGATCAAACCCAATCACCACCAAATTACATCGCAAGCACAAGATACAAACATAGTCATACCAACTCacttaatatatgtatataaatcaaCCCACCTCGCACCCACCTGGCACCTGGATCAAGCTTCTGGATCGGTTGAATTAGTGCTCAAAACCTAATCTTCTTTTTTGCTCTGTAACCCACCGCCTCTGTTGTACGTATAAATTGAATATCTGCtttgttttttatttgattCTCATTCAGCTATACACACACATGcacacaaaaaagaaaaaaaaaatacgaatatcatatgtattttatgtgtttttaaaggaaaaataCGAACTAAATATGGTCAACTAACGTTATTAACGTTTTAATGGACGGAATGGTAGTATTGTTAACGGCTCATAAACTGAGTGACACCACTTGTAAGTCAAAAACATGAAATAGTACCATTTAGAGAAGCCAAATACACAATGATATCATTCATagttttcatattatatttccTCCCTATTTTTTAGTTGTTCACTGTTAGTAATTAATAGtgaaattaatcatttatttatcaGAAGTTATGGATAAGTCTTTTATTCTTTAAAAAGCTGAAAATGacattttgaataaattttatatccTCTATATctgtaatcatataatttttatatactttttcagttatataatttatataaaatatagtcaaaaaaatttcattttgagcatttaaaagatgaaaattgTACAACTAAAAAGAGAGGAGGTATAAAATTTAACGAAATCATTTCATAAAGAAATCGGATCATGGGTAACTCCGAATATATTCGGTTCTGAACTCCTCAAGTTGTCCCTGAAAGAATCCGTTGCTACAGTATGCTGCTGCTATTTATGTACAGATTCATGTAAAATCTCTTTTGCTCAGATTCCACAAAAAGGTATCATCTTTACAATCTTCTTCACAAATCTTTTGGTGGGGTTTTCTTGGTTTGTGATTTTGGATTCGTTTCTGCCCTGTACTGTTTACTTGTGTTATTTGATTTGTTAGTACCTATATGTGTGTAAGTACATAAATGGATGGGATAGGTATTTTGGGTTTTGG
Protein-coding regions in this window:
- the LOC108204928 gene encoding uncharacterized protein LOC108204928 translates to MDPDDIIAYLVQEEVEEEDEMNIALASFSELIRRSSSRVVRHGGSVFNHRMIRRNRDLGNQLIYRDYFSDNPTYPDYIFRRRFRMRRSLFVRIQAAIESHDPYFVQRYNAAGILGLSSLQKITAALRIIAYGVPADAIDDYIRIGESTAIESLKKFVTAIVQIFGEQYLRKPNSADINRLMEVAKQRGFPGMLGSIDCMHWRWKNCPTAACFPPNWPFKG